One genomic segment of Camelus ferus isolate YT-003-E chromosome 19, BCGSAC_Cfer_1.0, whole genome shotgun sequence includes these proteins:
- the MRGBP gene encoding MRG/MORF4L-binding protein, translating to MGEAEVGGGGAAGDKGPGEAATSPAEETVVWSPEVEVCLFHAMLGHKPVGVNRHFHMICIRDKFSQNIGRQVPSKVIWDHLSTMYDMQALHESEILPFPNPERNFVLPEEIIQEVREGKVIIEEEMKEEMKEDVDPHNGADDVFSSSGSLGKATEKSSKDKDKNNSDLGSKEGSDKRKRSRVTDKVLTANSNPSSPSAAKRRRT from the exons ATGGGGGAGGCCGAggtgggcggcggcggcgcggcgggcgACAAGGGGCCGGgggaggcggccaccagcccGGCCGAGGAGACGGTGGTGTGGAGCCCCGAGGTGGAGGTGTGCCTCTTCCACGCCATGCTGGGCCACAAGCCCGTCG GTGTGAACCGACACTTCCACATGATCTGTATCCGAGACAAGTTCAGCCAGAACATCGGTCGACAGGTCCCATCCAAGGTCATCTGGGACCATCTGAGCACCATGTACGACATGCAGGCGCTG CACGAGTCTGAGATTCTTCCATTCCCAAATCCAGAGAGGAACTTCGTCCTTCCAGAAGAAATCATCCAAGAAGTCCGAGAAG GAAAAGTGATCATtgaggaggaaatgaaagaagaaatgaaggaagacgTGGACCCCCACAACGGGGCCGATGATG TTTTTTCATCTTCAGGAAGCTTGGGGAAAGCAACAGAAAAGTCCAGCAAAGACAAAGACAAGAACAACTCAGACTTGGGGTCCAAAGAGGGGTCGGACAAGCGGAAGCGCAGCCGGGTCACCGACAAAGTCCTGACCGCCAACAGcaacccctccagccccagcgcAGCCAAGCGGCGCCGGACGTAG